A portion of the Vulpes vulpes isolate BD-2025 chromosome 5, VulVul3, whole genome shotgun sequence genome contains these proteins:
- the OR6Q1 gene encoding olfactory receptor 6Q1 produces the protein MQPYAPNWTHVTEFVMVGFAGVHEARLLFFTVFLTMYLFTLVENLAIILVVALNHRLHRPMYFFLTHLSCLEIWYTSVTVPKMLAGFIGVDGGKNISYTGCLSQLFIFTFLGATECFLLAAMAYDRYVAICMPLRYGALVSWGTCIRLAAACWLVGLLTPVLPIYLMSQLTFCGPNVIDHFFCDVSPLLALSCSDVTLKETTDFLVSLMVLLVSSTVISVSYGNIVWTLLHIRSAAERRKAFSTCAAHLTVVSLFYGTLFFMYVRTKVASSINFNKVVSVFYSIVTPMLNPLIYSLRNKEVKGALGRVFSLRSWKGP, from the coding sequence ATGCAGCCATATGCCCCAAACTGGACCCATGTAACAGAGTTTGTCATGGTGGGCTTTGCTGGGGTGCATGAAGCACGCCTCCTCTTCTTTACAGTCTTTCTCACCATGTACCTGTTCACCTTGGTGGAGAACTTGGCCATCATCTTGGTGGTGGCTTTGAACCATCGGCTACACAGACCCATGTATTTCTTCCTGACACACTTGTCCTGCCTTGAAATTTGGTACACTTCGGTGACGGTGCCTAAGATGCTGGCTGGTTTTATTGGGGTAGATGGGGGCAAGAATATCTCCTACACTGGCTGTCTATCCCAGCTCTTCATCTTTACCTTCCTGGGGGCAACTGAGTGTTTTCTACTGGCTgccatggcctatgaccgctatgtggccatttgtatgcctcTTCGATATGGGGCCTTGGTGTCATGGGGCACCTGCATCCGTCTGGCAGCTGCTTGTTGGCTGGTGGGCCTCCTCACACCTGTTTTGCCTATCTACCTCATGTCCCAGCTGACATTTTGTGGTCCCAATGTCATCGaccacttcttctgtgatgtCTCACCACTGCTAGCCTTGTCCTGCTCAGATGTCACCCTGAAGGAGACCACAGACTTCCTAGTCTCTCTGATGGTGCTCCTGGTCTCCTCTACAGTCATTTCTGTGTCCTATGGCAACATTGTCTGGACGTTGCTGCACATCCGTTCGGCTGCTGAGCGCAGAAAGGCTTTTTCCACTTGTGCAGCTCACCTGACAGTGGTGAGCCTCTTTTATGGCACTCTTTTCTTTATGTATGTCCGGACCAAAGTGGCCTCCTCCATCAACTTCAACAAGGTAGTGTCTGTCTTCTACTCCATTGTCACACCAATGCTCAACCCCCTCATCTACAGTCTTCGGAACAAGGAGGTGAAGGGAGCTCTGGGCCGAGTCTTTTCCCTCAGGTCTTGGAAAGGTCCGTGA